A genomic segment from Methanomicrobia archaeon encodes:
- a CDS encoding NAD(P)H-hydrate dehydratase, producing MNDAEAITAEEMAALDENCGYFGLIPLQLMENAGAQLAAEIRKRFPNGRNSVGETVKVTMLAGKGNNGGDAFVAARQLHGFAVTVLLLGRAQDLRTAEARHNWHILLQESGVKTVEITDSAQLKAAAADVLDSAVLVDGIFGTGITGAIREPEATAIELINNARPRAFVVAVDVPSGLDPTTGEAGSAVTADLTVTFHRAKTGLLETRAAPFVGELVVADISIPENFERLAGPGDVRSLLKRSPHSHKGDNGRVLIVGGGPFSGAPSLAALAALRAGADWVTVAAPRSVSGIIASFSPNLIVHPLSAAVLVEEDVLPIVHLVKNHDIVAIGMGLGAAEETQTAVQRIIEDETTKKLVVDADGFYGLELPNTAADKRIIVTPHAGEFAKLGTQAEGRDLVVPPEDEQAARIDFVTAFSRQNNVVTLMKGPTDIVSDGARVRLNRTGNAGMTVGGTGDVLAGLAAAFFALTHDPFTAATAAAFVNGTAGDIAFEAKGYGLLATDVLEAITRVTKQFS from the coding sequence ATGAACGACGCAGAAGCGATAACAGCCGAAGAGATGGCTGCCCTTGACGAAAATTGCGGTTACTTTGGACTTATCCCGTTACAATTGATGGAGAACGCCGGCGCCCAGCTTGCCGCTGAGATCCGGAAACGATTCCCGAACGGTAGAAACAGCGTTGGAGAAACCGTGAAGGTGACCATGCTCGCCGGCAAGGGTAACAATGGCGGTGACGCTTTCGTGGCCGCGCGGCAGCTCCACGGGTTTGCAGTGACCGTGCTCCTGCTCGGTCGTGCGCAGGATCTACGGACCGCGGAGGCGCGGCATAACTGGCATATACTACTGCAAGAAAGCGGCGTAAAGACCGTGGAAATCACCGATTCGGCACAGTTAAAGGCCGCTGCTGCAGACGTGCTTGACTCGGCAGTGCTCGTCGACGGGATCTTCGGAACCGGTATCACGGGTGCGATTCGGGAGCCGGAAGCGACAGCAATTGAGCTGATCAATAACGCACGGCCGCGAGCCTTTGTCGTTGCCGTTGACGTTCCTTCAGGGCTGGATCCCACAACGGGCGAAGCAGGGAGTGCGGTTACGGCAGATCTTACCGTGACCTTCCACCGGGCGAAGACCGGGTTGCTCGAAACGCGTGCTGCACCGTTCGTCGGTGAGCTGGTGGTGGCAGATATCAGCATCCCTGAAAACTTCGAGCGGTTAGCAGGTCCCGGCGATGTGCGTTCGCTACTGAAACGAAGCCCCCACAGCCATAAAGGTGATAATGGTCGCGTGCTCATTGTGGGTGGCGGGCCGTTCTCAGGCGCCCCATCGCTGGCCGCGCTTGCTGCGCTCCGCGCAGGCGCCGATTGGGTAACGGTAGCAGCACCGCGTAGCGTCTCCGGTATTATCGCCTCATTCTCACCGAATTTGATTGTGCACCCACTTTCTGCTGCGGTGCTGGTGGAGGAGGACGTCCTGCCGATAGTGCACTTGGTGAAGAACCATGACATTGTCGCGATCGGGATGGGCCTCGGCGCGGCAGAGGAGACACAGACGGCTGTGCAGCGGATCATCGAAGACGAAACGACTAAAAAACTGGTCGTCGATGCTGATGGCTTTTACGGCCTCGAACTGCCCAATACCGCGGCTGATAAGCGGATCATCGTCACGCCACATGCCGGTGAGTTCGCGAAGCTGGGGACTCAAGCGGAAGGCCGGGATCTGGTGGTGCCACCAGAAGACGAGCAGGCAGCGCGCATAGACTTTGTAACGGCGTTCTCACGGCAGAACAATGTGGTGACGCTCATGAAGGGCCCTACTGATATTGTATCAGATGGCGCTCGCGTGAGGCTCAACCGAACGGGTAACGCGGGCATGACCGTTGGCGGCACGGGCGACGTTCTCGCGGGGCTGGCCGCGGCCTTCTTCGCTCTCACTCATGATCCGTTCACAGCGGCGACCGCTGCGGCGTTCGTTAACGGTACTGCAGGCGATATCGCGTTTGAGGCGAAAGGGTACGGATTGCTCGCGACCGATGTGCTTGAGGCGATCACACGAGTTACGAAGCAGTTCAGCTAG
- a CDS encoding hydroxymethylglutaryl-CoA reductase, degradative, whose product MRSSELSGFYKLRADERLKLVADFGGLSIEEAAILSTSGALGELADRMIENVVGTMPLPLGIATNFRINGRDYLVPMAIEEPSVVAAASNAAKTARASGGFQTSSTEPIMIGQVQITDVPDPFSAKFALIAAKAEILERANTQDPVLVKLGGGARDLDVRILNTASGTQVILHLLVNVKDAMGANAVNTMAEAVAPYIEQLTGGRVYLRIISNLAAHRLATARAVFKKDVIGGADVVTGILRAYEFALADPYRCATHNKGIMNGIDAVVIATGNDFRAVEAGAHAYASISGQYQPLTHWERDRAGDLVGTIELPVAVGLVGGATATHPTAKVNVKILGVQTANELAEIIAAVGLAQNFAALRALATEGIQRGHMSLHARNVAIAAGAKGDQIDRVVEILVREQNVRIDRAKDVLETLR is encoded by the coding sequence ATGAGATCGTCAGAGCTATCGGGATTCTATAAACTGCGTGCTGATGAGCGCTTGAAGCTCGTTGCGGATTTTGGAGGCCTCAGTATCGAGGAAGCAGCCATTCTAAGCACCAGTGGCGCTTTGGGCGAGTTAGCGGATCGTATGATCGAGAACGTCGTAGGTACCATGCCGCTGCCCCTGGGTATCGCCACGAATTTCCGCATTAACGGCCGCGATTATCTGGTTCCCATGGCGATCGAGGAGCCCTCGGTGGTGGCCGCGGCGAGCAATGCGGCAAAGACGGCGCGCGCGAGTGGCGGGTTCCAGACGAGCTCGACCGAGCCCATTATGATCGGGCAGGTTCAAATTACTGACGTGCCCGATCCGTTCTCTGCGAAATTCGCGCTTATCGCTGCGAAGGCCGAGATTCTGGAGCGCGCGAATACGCAGGATCCCGTGCTCGTGAAGCTCGGTGGGGGCGCGCGAGATCTCGACGTACGAATCCTCAATACGGCGTCCGGAACGCAGGTGATCCTGCATCTGCTCGTGAACGTGAAGGACGCCATGGGCGCGAACGCGGTGAACACGATGGCAGAGGCGGTCGCACCGTACATCGAGCAGCTCACCGGTGGCCGGGTTTATCTGCGTATCATCTCGAATCTCGCGGCGCACCGTCTGGCCACAGCACGTGCGGTATTTAAGAAGGACGTAATCGGCGGTGCAGATGTTGTTACGGGGATTCTGCGCGCCTACGAATTTGCACTGGCTGATCCTTATCGGTGCGCAACGCATAACAAGGGCATCATGAACGGGATCGATGCGGTCGTGATCGCCACGGGCAATGATTTCCGGGCCGTGGAGGCGGGCGCGCATGCCTACGCGAGCATCTCAGGGCAGTACCAGCCGCTGACACACTGGGAACGGGACCGAGCGGGCGATCTGGTGGGCACGATCGAGCTCCCGGTCGCCGTTGGGCTCGTTGGCGGTGCTACGGCGACGCATCCCACCGCGAAGGTGAACGTGAAGATCCTTGGTGTCCAAACGGCGAACGAGCTGGCCGAGATCATCGCTGCGGTCGGCCTCGCGCAGAATTTTGCCGCGCTCCGCGCTCTGGCGACCGAAGGCATTCAACGCGGACATATGTCATTGCACGCGCGGAATGTCGCCATCGCGGCAGGAGCAAAAGGCGACCAGATAGACCGCGTTGTGGAGATTCTGGTGAGGGAGCAGAATGTGCGGATCGATCGAGCGAAGGACGTGCTGGAGACGCTGAGATGA